The genomic DNA TCCAGCACGGTGCCATCGCCCTGGGGGAGCAGGGTGAACCGCCACACGCTGCTCGGGTACTCCGGGTCGCCCACCGCCCAGGCGAAGCGCTCCGGAGCCTCGTACTCGACGAGAGTGCTGACGGTCTCCCAATTCCCCAGCGCGGGATGCGCGCTGCGCCCGACGAAGCGCTGCCCCGGACGCGTGCCGTCGGCGCCGTCGAGCCACTCGACCTGCTGCACTTCGGCGCTCAGGCGCGGCATGAGGCGGATGTCGCTGACGTACGCCCAGACCACCTCGCGCGGAGCGCCGATGTAGGTGTCCGCGGCCACCGTGGGGGAGTCCGCATACACCTGCCCTGTCCACTTCATCGACCCCACTCCTTCCTCGCTGAAGTGCATAGTTTCGTAGATGGACTCACTCGCGCAAGGCTGATTGCAGGCCGCTGCCTGCTAAGTCTTCTTGCGGGACTCGTATCATCGGTTGGATGAGGCGTACGTCATTCGCGAACTGGCCGTGCTCGGTTGCCAGGACGGTGGATCTGCTCGGTGACTGGTGGACCCCCCTGGTGCTCCGGGACGCGTTCTACGGGATCCGCCGCTTCGACGACTTCCAGCAGGAGCTCGGCATCGCCCGCACCACCCTCGCCGAGCGCCTGCGCAGACTGGTGGACGCAGGCCTGCTGGAGAAGCAGGTCTACGAGACCCAGCCGGTCAGGCACGAATACCTGCTCACCGAGGCCGGCCGCGACTTCTACGGCGTGATCCTGGCGATGACGGCCTGGGGGGACAAATGGCTCGCCGACGACGCGGGCGTGCCCGTCACCACCCACCACGACACCTGCGGGCACGACACCCACGCGGAAGTGGTGTGCGCGCGCTGCAAGGAGCCGCTCGCCTGGGAAGACGTCACGCCCCAGCCCGGCCCCGGCTATCCGCCCAAACTGCTCAGCCGTCCGGCCGTCCGACGCCGCTTCCGGCTCGACGGTCCGGGAGAGCAGGCACCGGCCGCACGATGACGCCGCCGCGGCGGTGCCGCGCTGTCAGTCCGCAGGCGACCGCGGCGCCGAGCCGGGACAACTCCGCCCTGGGAGGCACCCACCGCTTCCGTCACCCCAGTCCGTCGGCCCCGACACGTTGCGCAGCCTCGTGGAGAAGGGCGTCGGAGACGGGCTGCGGCCGGCTGTCGGGGGCGAGGATCGCAGTGGCCTCCTTGTACCAGGACGCTATGACGGCGGTGCCCCAGAAGTCGCGGCGGCGGTCGTCGCGGACGTTCCAGCGGTACGTCTCGTGGTCCTGGCCGCCGGTGGAGTGATCGGCTTGTGCGTAGGGCGTGTTGGAGCCGGGATCTGAGACGTCGAAGGCGCGCCCGTCGGCGGCCGGGACGGACTCGCTGCCGATCCCCGGCGCGGCGCCTGCCGCGCCACCAGTACCCCGGGATGGCGTGGGTGGACTTGCGCCGGGGCCGGTTGTGTTCGGCGCGGGTCGTCTGCCTGGCTGTGACGTTGTTCAACTCTTTCAGTGAGGCGGTTCTCGGGCTGTCCGGTAGGGGCGGTGCTGTCGAGATCGGCTCCGAGTCATTCCGTTTGGCTCGCACCAAGGCACGGAGGAGCGGCGAGACAGCTGAAGAAATCGTCCTCATCAGCAACGTCAACAAGCACCTCGACAACCTCGACGGCATCTGAGGAGATCTGCTGAGCTCCGAGGCCCCGCCCTGATGGGCGGGGCCTTACCCGTGCCACGGCGGTGAGTGGGCGCAACCCTCCTTGGCTGTTCCGAGTCGAACCTCCCAGGGAGGCGCGATGGTGGGCAGGACTTGGGAAGCTGGGCGACGGGCGTGGGGGCTGGCGGCCTTGGCGCTGCTCCTCGTCCTCGGCGGAGCTGCCGTGCTCGCCGTGCCCTATCGCCACAGCCTTTCCACCGTGCGGGCTTACGAGGCCGCATCAAAAACCCGGGGCATCCCTGCCGTGGTCAAGAACCTGGAGGACCACTCCAACGGTCATGGTGGCGTCTACTGGTTGGAGGTAGCTGGTCCCCCATCGGTGTCCGGCAGGATCCGCCTCGACGACTCCGGCCCCGTGCTGTCGAGGCTGCGGAAGGGCGACCGCATCGGGGTAGTCGTCTGGCACGGCCGCCGCACCGACATCACCTTCGACGGACGCGTTCAGCAGACAGTCGAGGCGCCGACGACGAATCCGGGTCTCTACCTGGGCGCCGGCCTGAGCATGCTGGCCGGCGGGGCGCTGGCGCTGTACACCGCCGTCTGGCTGCGCCGTGGGACGCGTGAGCCGGCCCGGCGCCGCGCCGCAGACGGGCTCCCGCTCACCGGCAAGATGATCGTCGGAGCCTGCGCGGTCACCGTCGTCTCCGGCATCGTCACTTCCGGCGAACACGAGAGCGACCCGCTCGGATTCCTCGTCACCTGGCTGCTCCTCGCCCTCGTCAGCCTCGCCGTGTGGGCGGTGAAACACCGGATCCGGAACCGACGGCGCGGCTGATGGTCCCAGCGCAAGTCAATCCACCAACTGGGGCCGCTGAAGGCCACCAACATCCCGGGGCCGTTGAACAACGTCACAGCCACGTCTGCCCGCTGTGCCGGGCAGACGGGTGCGTTTCTCCTTGAGGGACCGTCCGGAAGGTCACCTGTTCATGTGGTGGTGCGGGCCGCGCACGCCGTGATGCCCTCTCCTGGACACGGCCGTCCCCGTCTCTGCTGGGGGAGGACCTCTCATGCGCAGACGCGCGCCGTTGGCGGCGTTCCGGGGACGACGACTTCTAGTCGAAAAGGGTCACACCATGAACAGACTCGCCACCCTCCCAGCGAGCCGTAAGGGGAAGGTCTCGCTCGGGCTCGGTGCCGCCGTGGTCAGCCTGACGATCTTCGGCGGCGCGGCCGCGGCGAACGCCGCGTCTGCTCCGGCACCCCAGCAGGCGGCCCGCGCCACCGGCGGGGGCGTCACTCTCGGCGAGGTCGGTTGCGCTCCGGGCACGATCACGGTTAAGCCGTTCAATCCGGTTGAGGTGAAGCCGGTTCCGCAGAAGCCGGTCGGCGCCGGAGGTGAGAAGACCGTCGACAACCCCAACTGCAAAGACATCGCGCATGCGATTATCGGCACCTGGCGGAGCAAGGACTGCGAAACCGCGAGTCAAGACCTGACGCGGCGGCGCACCTACGTGTTCGGCAGGCATGACGTCGCCGCCATCACCTACGATCTCTACGGTGGTGCCGGCTGCGACGAGAACGCAAAGCTCTTCACGATCACGACCCATGGGATCGCAGCATTCGTCGGTCCTTCGACTACGGTCGCGGGGGCCTCGAACGTCCTCTTCACGTTCAAGAGCCGCGCGGCCACGCCTACCACGGCCGGGCTGGGCGCGCTGCAAAAGGCGTGCCCGCAATATCACTGGGCGCCGGGCGTCTCCGTGGACCTCAGCAAAGATGGTTGCGGCGCGCTCGTTCAGTCGAACACGGAGTGCCCCGTTGAGTACGACCTCGCAGCGATCGTCTCTGGCGTCGCCTACTTCGGCGATCGAAGCCACCCACTTTGCACGGAAGCCACACGACCGACGAAGCTCGCATCGTGGGGTGTCGTAAAGAAGCGATAGTCGGCCTGCCTGAGCTCGGCTTCTTATGCCGAGCTCAGAGGGCATTCCGTGCAGCCGATGGCCGAGCGTCTGGGCGTGACAGTCAACAGCTCCAGCAGTACCCCCTCCTCCTTGGCTGAGGAGCACGCCGAGCTGCCGCGCGGAACGCTGAGATCAACTGCCGGTGTTCACGCGGCTCCTGGCCCATGATCTTGGCTCAACGCCTCTGGAAGCCCCGCGCGATGCCGACGAAGGTTGGCAACGGGGCTGCGGGAGCGGATCTACGGGCGTCGGCGGGCTGCGCTGAGTTCAGACACGCGCTCGGTCGCGGTGCGGTCGTTCCAGACGTTGGCCAGTTGCACGCGCGAGTGCACGTCGAGCTTCGCGAAGATCGAACGCAGGTGTGTTCCCACGGTGTTGGGCGACAGTCCCAGCGTGCGGGCGGCGGCCTGATTGGTCTGCCCTGCGCTGATCAGTTGCGCGACTTTCCTTTCTGCTTCGCTCAGCGCGGCCCACCCGGTACGAGGCCGCTCGACATCGTTGATCCATTTGGAGCGGCGGATCCCGGCGCGGCGCATCACGTGCTGGAGCGCGAGTACGGATCCGCGCGCGCCCATTTGGTGGTTGATGTCCCAGGCGAGGTCGAGGTTGGCCACGCCTTCCTTTCGCTGCCCAGCGGTCAGCAGCGCCCGGCCGTAGTCCTCGTAGCCGCCGGCCCTCAGCGCGGGCCGCGGGCTGCGGGCGAGCATCTCCGTGGCCCGGCGCAGGAGGGTGAGGTCCTGACGAAGAGTGCCGCGCAGTTGCAGCGCTATTCCCTCGAAACTGGCCACACCGGGGTTGCGGGCAGCCCCCTCCTCGGCAAGGGCCACCGCGTGCTCGGCGAAGCCCAGATCGCTGGCGGCCAGGCCGAACCGGGTGAATCCCCTCAACCAGCCGGGCCACCAGGGCCAGTAGGTCGGCGACTCCCTGGCCCGGTACAACGCGGGGGACAGGATCGACATGGCCTGGTCCAGGTGGCCTTCCGCCGCGCTGATCCACCCCTGCAGCAGGTGCAGGCCAGGCAGGCGGACCTCGTCGTCGGCGTCCGCGTGCGTCAGGGCCGGGGTCAGACGGTTGCGGGCTCCGGCGACGTCGCCGCGCAGCAGCGCGACGGAACTTGTGATCATGATCGCTTGCAGGCCGTGCGTGTGGTTGCCGAGCTCCTCGCTCAGCGCGATCAGGGTTCGGGCGGTGGAGTCGGCGTCATCGAGGCGGCCGAGGCTGAACTCCTGCCACAGCTGTGCGTACAGCACGGAGGGCAGGATCGCCTCGACCTGGTCGCGGGCATCGGTGTGGGCGGCGCCGAGTATCGTCTCGGCCTCGGCGAAGCGGTCGAGCAGTTGCAGGGCCAGTATTTCCTGAGCCAGGTGCGTGTGGCCGGCGGTCGTGCGCAGTGCGCGGAAGTGGGCCAGGGCTTCGGCGTGGTGCCCGGAGTTCTTGGCTGCCTCGCCGAGAGCCTGGAGCGCCACGGTGATCGCCTCACGGTCGCCTGTGAGCCGGGCTTCGGCCAGGGCTGGTTTTGCCGCCTGTCTGGCGATGTCGGCGGGTTCCGTCCGGGTGAGGGCCAAGGCGCGCGAGGAGGTGAGCCAGGACCGCAGCGCAGGCGGCAGACCGGGCTGGGACAGCGCTGTGTCGATCCGGGTCAGGGAGTCGGCGAGCCGGCCCATCAGCCACAGGGCGCGGGCGGCCAGGACCTGAATGCGGGCGGTGGCTGCGGGATCGTCGGACCAGGCCAGCAGTGTGTCGGCAACCGTGACCGCCTCGGCGCAGCGCTGGACCCGGGAGAGGATGTCGACGCAGTGTTCCCCGACGGTCAGCCAGGCGGGCTGGGCGGGACGCAGGAGCTGGAAGGCCTGGAGGGCGAGATCGCCTGCGGTGTGGGGCATGGCCGTGACGGCGGCGTCGGCGGCCTGGGTGAGGATCCTCGCGCTGGCCAGGTCCCCGGGTGCCGCGCTCGCCCGCGCGTGCGGGGCGGTGCTCAGCGGGCCGTGCCCGGTCGCCATCAGGTGTTCGGCGCAGCGCTTGTGCAGGGCGCGTCGGGCGTTGTCGGTGAGGTCGGCGTAGACCGTCTCGCGAACCAGGTCGTGCCGGAAACTGAGGCGGTGGTCGCGGGCGGCAAGCAGACCGGACTCGACGGCCAGCTCCGCCCAGGCCCACACATGAGCGGCCGGATGTTCGGCCAGCAGGGCAGTGGCGTCATCGACCGCGAACGGCTGGCCGAACACGGCCGCGGTCTGCACCAGTTGGCGTTCGCCCGCGCCCAGGCCCAGCAGTTTTCGGCGTGTCGCGAAGACGAACTCGGCCGGGACCTGGTCCTCCGGTTCGCCCCGTGTGCGGGCCTGTGCCAGGCCGTCCAGGATCTGCGTGACCAGAAAGGGGTTGCCGCCAACTCCATTCAGCATGCCGCGGACCTTCTCGGAGGGGGCGCTGCCGAGAAGGTCCTGCGCGAGGGCGCCGACATCGTGGGTGTCCAGGGGACCCAGGTGGATGAACTCCAGGGGGACCGAGGGGATCTCGGTTCGCGAGAGATCCGAGATCAGGCCGCCGGCGGCGTCGCGCCCGGCGACGGCCCACACGATGGGTGACCCGGCCAGACGCGCGGGCAGGGCCCGCACCACGAACCTGGTCAACCGGTCCGCCCACTGGGCGTCGTCGATGGCGAAGATCACAGGGGAGACGCAGGCGAGCTTCTCGAGGTGGGTGCTGACCTGCTCGAGGAGTTGAAGAGGCTGGTCGACGCTGCGCTGGAGTTCGGCCAGTGCGTCGGAGGCGATCAGAGGAGACGCACCGGAGCGCAGCGCCACCAGAAGCGGTGCGCCCGGGGATATCTGCCCGGATTCATCGGCCTTGCCGGCCCCCGAGGCGAATCCTCGCGTCCGGGCCTGAGCGATCAGCTCCTCAAGCACCGCGGTCTTGCCGATGCCGGCTTCGCCGGTGAGGACGACGATGCCACTGCGTCCGTCCTGCTCCGTGCGCCGGACCACCGAGAGGGCCGACGACATCGCCGTCGCACGTCCCCGCAATACGGTCCTGGCCACTTCAGGCCCCTCCAGCGCCTGCGCGACGGTACCGGCAGTGGCCGTAGCTCATGATCGGGGCGGGGGCCGGGTGGGACCAACGACACGCCTTGTACATGCCTCCACCATAGTCAGTGCACACCTCTCAGGCGTGCATGCCCCGTTCCGCATCCCCGCCCTGAAGCTCGACCGACCGGCAAGCGGATCACGGTCGTGGTTCTGCGGCCATCACCCGAATCCGTCAGCTCGCAGGCGGCACAGCTCGACGTGCGCGGTCCCTCACCTGAACAGGTGGGGGACCGCACCTCGCGGGTCGGCAAGGCTCTTGTCCTGCTGACCTGTTGAGAGCTTCCCTTCGGCTTTGGCCGTCTGTGTGTTGGGCGGTCAGAAGACGAGATCCTCGATGCGCTCGGACCCGGAAGTGACCTCGAACTGGTGCCGAATACCGATGCCCTCGCTCAGCAACCGGGCGATCAGCATCGCCACGTCGGCACGAGGAATGCTTCCGCCGCCGATCCCCTCTCCCAGCCGGACCCGCCCGGACCCCGGCCGATCATCGAGTCCGGAGGGACGCACGATGGTCCAGTCCAGCGAGCGCGCACGAAGGTTCGCATCCGCGTCGCTCTTGAGACGCAGATAGATCTGGAACGGATCGGCCGAGCCGCTGTCGAAGTAGTCGGCACCCATCGAGGAGATGAGCACGTAGCGGTTGACCGCGGCCTTTTCGGCTGCGTCGGCCAGCAGGATCGGACCGTCGCGGTCGATAACCTGCTTCTGCCGGGTGGTGCTGCCATAGCCGGCACCCGCCGCGAACACCACGGCGTCGGCACCGGACAAGGCCTCGGCAAGCGCCTGCACACTGATGGTCCCGATATCGAGCACCAGTGGCGTGCCCCCGGCCGCAACCACATTGTGCCCCTGCCTTTCGGAGCGCACCGTGCCCACCACTGTGTGGCCCTGCCGGCTCAGAAGCGCTGTCAGCAGCAGTGCAATCCGACTGTGCCCACCGACGATGACGACCTTCATGTCTTCAACCCATTCATTACCTGTGGCGATGGATCAGGAACGGCCATGGCCGTTCCTGATCCAGGGCTCTGGCGGGCCAAGGCGACCGGCTGGACTGCCTGCGCAGGGAGCCGACTGGCCGCCGATGTTCAGCGACGCACACTTCGGCAAGCACTCCTCGGGCTTGTCCGCGGCGTGCGGTCACCGGCACGTCTACTGCGCTGCTTCCGCGTCCGGGACCACGCCCATGTGATGGCCCATCCGGATGTCGAAGTCTGCTCCGGTAGCCCGGGCGTAGGCGCGGACCCGCTGGAACCGGTCCAGGAACGCGGGGTTCTGGACCAGTGCCACCGTGGCCCCCTGGGATTCCAGCAGATCTTCGGGAGCGGGCAGGGTATGACGGTTGATCATGTTCTTTGCCGTGCCGAGCGCCACGGAGTCGAAGGTGGCGATCCGTCGTGCCAGTGCGTCCACGTAGCCAGTCAGGTCCGCGTCCGGTAGAGCCCTGTTGATCCACCCGTATCGCTCAGCAGTCACTGCGTCGAAGTCGTCCGCGCTGAGAACGATCTCCAATGCCCGTCCCCGACCCACGAAGGCCGCGAGCCGTTCGATACCCCCGCCGCCGGGGATCAGACTGCTGCCGATCTCGGGCTGCCCGAACAGAGCTGTCTCTGCGGCGGCGAAGCGCATGTCGCAGGCGAGCGCGAACTCGTTTCCGCCGCCCCGGGCCCTGCCGGTGATCTCCGCGATGGAGATCACCGGTACCTGGGAGAGCCGGACCGTCATGTCCAGGAACGGCGGTAGCCCCGTCGGGCCCGGAGTGGTCGGCAGGCCGCCGCCGGAGAAGTCGTAGCGGGCGAAGAAGAAGTCCGGGTTGGCGCTGTCGAACACGACCACCCGCAAGTCGTCCGCGTCCTCCATCGCAGTGACGATGTCCTGCAGCTCCGCGGCCGTCGTGGCGTTCATCAGGTTGATCGGCGGGTTGTCGAAGGTGACCCTCCAGCATCCCGGGAAGGGGACCGTGATCGTGAACTGCGTCAGGTGGGGCGTCGTGGCAGTCATGGCGACCTTCCAGGTCAGGCCGTCTGCCGGGTGGGCAGGACCGTGATCTCGGGCAGGTTCACACGAGCGGGCAGCCCCACCGCATAGGCGACCACGTCGGCGACGTCCTGAGGAGTGAGCCACTCGATCGTGTCCCGGGTGGCGGCCAGCCGTGTGCGTACGTTCTCGTCAGCGATATGGCTCTGCAACTCCGTGCCGACGATGCCCGGTTGGATCGTGGTGACCCGCACGTTCTTCGGTCCCAGTTCCGCACGCAGGTTGTTGCCCAGGTGGATCACATAAGCCTTCGACGCCGCGTAGACCGAGAACGTCGGAAACACACCCCGGCCGGCAAACGAAGCCGTGTTCACAAGGTCCGCTACACCGGTGGTCGCCGCGGAGCGCACGAGCTGCTCGGTGAACGCGATCAGCGTGTTGTTCACCGCACCGATGTTCAGCTCGACCTGGCGGCTCCAGTCCGGTGGATTGAGGTCACTGAGCGGCGTCGGCAGCATGATGCCCGCATTGCTCACTACGATTCCGGCATCGCCGAGTTCACGGGCAATCTCGCCTGCCACTGCTGTGGTGGCCGATGCGTCGGTGAGGTCGACCGGATAGGACGCTGCCCTGCCTCCCGACGCCGTGATGTCCTTGACGATCGCCTTGAGCTTGTCCTTACGGCGGGCAAGCAGGGCGACCGATGCACCGCGTGCAGCGAACGTCCGCGCGATCTGTTCGCCGATGCCGCTGGATGCTCCGGTCACCACAGCGACACGGCCGCTCAGTTCTGCCGAAGAGGGCATGACGCACCTTTCAGGGAATGCGGTGGAAAATTGACCCCGGACCCGGCGGCAGAACGCGAGAAGGCAGCCGGATCCGGGGAGCACATGTGGGGCTGGCTGAGACGCGGCACGATCCCGCAGACTCACCGGGCCCGTTGAATCGCGTTCCCTGCGGGCCCGGGCGGTGCCTGCCTTGCGCCCTGCAGGGCTCCCGCCTGCAGGGCGCAAGCGCGCGACCAGGCGGCAGACGCCTACGCCTTGCCGAGCAGTTCGCGCACGTGCTGGACGATCTCCTCGTTGGTGTAGGCGTGGCCGGCGATGCCCCAGCCTCCGGGGACCGCCTCGGTGAGGGCGACCCAGGTGCGCTCCTCCAGCGTCGGGTCACCCGCGGCCTTGGCGACCAGAGCGGTGAATTCCTTGACCAGCCCAAGCTGCTGCTCGCGGTCCAGCGCGCCGGCATTGGTGGTCACGTTCACGCGCACACCGGCGCTGCCGCCGGC from Streptomyces sp. NBC_01478 includes the following:
- a CDS encoding SRPBCC family protein; protein product: MKWTGQVYADSPTVAADTYIGAPREVVWAYVSDIRLMPRLSAEVQQVEWLDGADGTRPGQRFVGRSAHPALGNWETVSTLVEYEAPERFAWAVGDPEYPSSVWRFTLLPQGDGTVLEQSAQMGPGRSGLCFAIDAMPDKEQKIVFVRLREFETGIKANLAAIKGLAEGQL
- a CDS encoding winged helix-turn-helix transcriptional regulator, with translation MRRTSFANWPCSVARTVDLLGDWWTPLVLRDAFYGIRRFDDFQQELGIARTTLAERLRRLVDAGLLEKQVYETQPVRHEYLLTEAGRDFYGVILAMTAWGDKWLADDAGVPVTTHHDTCGHDTHAEVVCARCKEPLAWEDVTPQPGPGYPPKLLSRPAVRRRFRLDGPGEQAPAAR
- a CDS encoding AAA family ATPase, encoding MARTVLRGRATAMSSALSVVRRTEQDGRSGIVVLTGEAGIGKTAVLEELIAQARTRGFASGAGKADESGQISPGAPLLVALRSGASPLIASDALAELQRSVDQPLQLLEQVSTHLEKLACVSPVIFAIDDAQWADRLTRFVVRALPARLAGSPIVWAVAGRDAAGGLISDLSRTEIPSVPLEFIHLGPLDTHDVGALAQDLLGSAPSEKVRGMLNGVGGNPFLVTQILDGLAQARTRGEPEDQVPAEFVFATRRKLLGLGAGERQLVQTAAVFGQPFAVDDATALLAEHPAAHVWAWAELAVESGLLAARDHRLSFRHDLVRETVYADLTDNARRALHKRCAEHLMATGHGPLSTAPHARASAAPGDLASARILTQAADAAVTAMPHTAGDLALQAFQLLRPAQPAWLTVGEHCVDILSRVQRCAEAVTVADTLLAWSDDPAATARIQVLAARALWLMGRLADSLTRIDTALSQPGLPPALRSWLTSSRALALTRTEPADIARQAAKPALAEARLTGDREAITVALQALGEAAKNSGHHAEALAHFRALRTTAGHTHLAQEILALQLLDRFAEAETILGAAHTDARDQVEAILPSVLYAQLWQEFSLGRLDDADSTARTLIALSEELGNHTHGLQAIMITSSVALLRGDVAGARNRLTPALTHADADDEVRLPGLHLLQGWISAAEGHLDQAMSILSPALYRARESPTYWPWWPGWLRGFTRFGLAASDLGFAEHAVALAEEGAARNPGVASFEGIALQLRGTLRQDLTLLRRATEMLARSPRPALRAGGYEDYGRALLTAGQRKEGVANLDLAWDINHQMGARGSVLALQHVMRRAGIRRSKWINDVERPRTGWAALSEAERKVAQLISAGQTNQAAARTLGLSPNTVGTHLRSIFAKLDVHSRVQLANVWNDRTATERVSELSAARRRP
- a CDS encoding SDR family oxidoreductase — protein: MKVVIVGGHSRIALLLTALLSRQGHTVVGTVRSERQGHNVVAAGGTPLVLDIGTISVQALAEALSGADAVVFAAGAGYGSTTRQKQVIDRDGPILLADAAEKAAVNRYVLISSMGADYFDSGSADPFQIYLRLKSDADANLRARSLDWTIVRPSGLDDRPGSGRVRLGEGIGGGSIPRADVAMLIARLLSEGIGIRHQFEVTSGSERIEDLVF
- a CDS encoding enoyl-CoA hydratase/isomerase family protein, which codes for MTATTPHLTQFTITVPFPGCWRVTFDNPPINLMNATTAAELQDIVTAMEDADDLRVVVFDSANPDFFFARYDFSGGGLPTTPGPTGLPPFLDMTVRLSQVPVISIAEITGRARGGGNEFALACDMRFAAAETALFGQPEIGSSLIPGGGGIERLAAFVGRGRALEIVLSADDFDAVTAERYGWINRALPDADLTGYVDALARRIATFDSVALGTAKNMINRHTLPAPEDLLESQGATVALVQNPAFLDRFQRVRAYARATGADFDIRMGHHMGVVPDAEAAQ
- a CDS encoding SDR family oxidoreductase; the protein is MPSSAELSGRVAVVTGASSGIGEQIARTFAARGASVALLARRKDKLKAIVKDITASGGRAASYPVDLTDASATTAVAGEIARELGDAGIVVSNAGIMLPTPLSDLNPPDWSRQVELNIGAVNNTLIAFTEQLVRSAATTGVADLVNTASFAGRGVFPTFSVYAASKAYVIHLGNNLRAELGPKNVRVTTIQPGIVGTELQSHIADENVRTRLAATRDTIEWLTPQDVADVVAYAVGLPARVNLPEITVLPTRQTA